The following proteins come from a genomic window of Musa acuminata AAA Group cultivar baxijiao chromosome BXJ1-7, Cavendish_Baxijiao_AAA, whole genome shotgun sequence:
- the LOC135680071 gene encoding inactive protein RESTRICTED TEV MOVEMENT 2-like: protein MERRPSAAPGRRIYDDFVPPHEVIRGKDAETFLLQLPDFNREQIKLQIDDYGKLKISGERPLINDRWKRFLKEFYVPDYCNVSDISAKFENGLLRIILPKFVAQTGTKDENAKAPEAAPDPKATTETKADGSKSDTTQKTKSRPDQESDDSINKQPKDERKKESLDASKDVHKVEEKKMGNDDAKLHEEGAETKKKKKAMTQEQGTAAGHGRMLGDPKKVQLLGYGLYRRMRVMVSGALAIVVLVGVVLYVTYSLKRPMQMDNYESP, encoded by the exons ATGGAGAGACGGCCTTCAGCTGCTCCCGGGCGACGAATCTACGATGATTTTGTTCCTCCACACGAAGTCATTAGAGGAAAAGACGCAGAGACTTTCCTTCTCCAGCTCCCAG ATTTCAACAGGGAGCAAATCAAGCTCCAAATCGACGACTATGGCAAGCTAAAGATCAGCGGAGAACGCCCCCTGATCAACGACCGGTGGAAACGCTTTCTCAAGGAGTTCTACGTACCGGATTACTGCAACGTCAGTGACATCAGCGCTAAGTTTGAGAATGGGCTTCTTCGTATCATACTTCCAAAGTTTGTCGCCCAAACTGGCACAAAAGATGAGAACGCAAAGGCCCCAGAAGCTGCACCGGATCCAAAAGCTACGACGGAGACGAAAGCTGATGGCAGCAAAAGTGACACGACCCAGAAAACCAAGTCAAGACCAGATCAAGAGTCAGACGACAGCATCAACAAGCAACCGAAGGACGAGAGGAAGAAGGAGTCGCTCGATGCAAGCAAAGATGTGCACAAGGTCGAAGAGAAAAAGATGGGCAACGATGATGCGAAACTACATGAGGAGGGTGCTgaaaccaagaagaagaagaaggcaatgaCGCAGGAGCAAGGAACCGCAGCTGGGCATGGACGCATGCTGGGGGATCCGAAGAAGGTGCAACTATTGGGATATGGCTTGTATAGGCGCATGCGAGTCATGGTCAGTGGAGCTTTAGCCATTGTGGTCTTAGTGGGAGTAGTGTTGTATGTAACATATTCACTGAAAAGGCCCATGCAGATGGATAACTACGAGTCTCCGTAG